One window of Pelmatolapia mariae isolate MD_Pm_ZW linkage group LG18, Pm_UMD_F_2, whole genome shotgun sequence genomic DNA carries:
- the LOC134617662 gene encoding tripartite motif-containing protein 16-like, with amino-acid sequence MNQMDQTKFCCSVCLDLLKDPVTIPCGHSYCMNCIKSFWDEEEKKKIYSCPQCRQTFTPRPVLEKNTMLADLVEELKKTGLQAAPADHCYAGPEDVACDVCTGKKMKAFKSCLVCLASYCEKHLQPHYDSPTFKKHKLVEPSKKLQENICSRHDEVMKMFCCTDQQNICYLCSVDEHKGHDTVSAAAERTERQRELEVSRQNIQQRIQDREKDVKLLQQEVEAINQSADQTVEHSEKIFTELIHLIQKRSSDVKQQIRSQQETEVSRVKELEEKLEQEITELKRKDAELKQLSHTEDHIQFLHNYPSLSALSESTDSSSINIRPLSYFEDVTAAVSEVRDKLQDILREEWTNISLTVTEVDVLLSQPEPKTRAGFLKYSCEITLDPNTTYTQLLLSEGNRKVTAMENQQSYSDHPDRFTDWWQVLCKESLTGRCYWEVEWRGIQVYVAVAYKNISRKGRVNECLFGHNDKAWALNCNNNSYTFWYNNIQTPVSGPRSSRVGVYLDHRAGILSFYSVSETMTLLHRVQTTFTQPLYAGVTLFCAGDSAEVIKLK; translated from the coding sequence atgaatcaaatggaccaaacaaaattctgctgttcagtctgtttggatctactgaaggatccggtgactattccctgtggacacagctactgcatgaactgtattaaaagcttctgggatgaagaggaaaagaagaaaatctacagctgccctcagtgcagacagactttcacaccgaggcctgtcctggagaaaaacaccatgttagcagatttagtggaggagctgaagaagactggactccaagctgctcctgctgatcactgctatgctggacctgaagatgtggcctgtgatgtctgcactgggaaaaaaatgaaagccttCAAGTCCTGTTTAGTCTGTCTGGCATCTTACTGTGAAAAACACCTTCAGCCTCATTATGATTCACCTACATTCAAGAAACACAAACTGGTGGAgccctccaagaagctccaggagaacatctgctctcgtcatgatgaggtgatgaagatgttCTGCTGTACTGATCAGCAGAatatctgttatctctgctctgtggatgaacataaaggccacgacacagtctcagctgcagcagaaaggactgagaggcagagagagctggaggtgagtcgacaaaacatccagcagagaatccaggacagagagaaagatgtgaagctgcttcaacaggaggtggaggccatcaatcagtctgctgatcaaacagtggagcacagtgagaagatcttcactgagctgatccatctcatccagaaaagaagctctgatgtgaagcagcagatcagatcccagcaggaaactgaagtgagtcgagtcaaagagcttgaggagaagctggagcaggagatcactgagctgaagaggaaagatgctgagctgaagcagctctcacacacagaggatcacatccagtttctacacaactacccctcactgtcagcactcagtgagtctacagactcatccagcatcaatatccgtcctctgagctactttgaggatgtgacagcagctgtgtcagaggtcagagataaactacaggacattctgagagaggaatggacaaacatctcactgacagtcactgaagtggatgttttactgtcacaaccagagccaaagaccagagctggattcttaaaatattcatgtgaaatcacactggatccaaacacaaCATACACACAGCTGTTATTATCAGAGGGGAACAGAAAAGTAACAGCGATGGAAAACCAACAGTCTtattctgatcatccagacagattcacCGACTGGTGGCAGGTCCTGTGTAAagagagtctgactggacgttgttactgggaggtggagtggagagggaTACAGGTTTATGTAGCAGTCGCATACAAGAATATCAGCAGAAAAGGGAGAGTGAATGAATGTTTGTTTGGACATAATGACAAAGCTTGGGCATTAAATTGTAACAACAACAGTTATACATTTTGGTACAACAACATCCAAACTCCTGTCTCAGGTCCTCGttcctccagagtaggagtgtacctggatcacagagcaggtattttgtccttctacagcgtctctgaaaccatgactctcctccacagagtccagaccacattcactcagccgctctatgctggagTGACGCTTTTCTGTGCTGGAGACTCTGCCGAGGTGATCAAATTGAAATAG
- the LOC135932223 gene encoding tripartite motif-containing protein 16-like, giving the protein MNQMDQTKFCCSVCLDLLKDPVTIPCGHSYCMNCIKSFWDEEEKKKIYSCPQCRQTFTARPVLVKNTMLADLVEELKKTGLQAAPADHCYAGPEDVACDVCTGRKMKAFKSCLVCLVSYCEKHVKLHYECPAFDKHKLVEPSKKLQENICSRHDEVMKMFCRTDQQSICYLCPVDEHKGHDTVSAAAERTERQRELEVSRQNIQQRIQDREKDVELLQQEVEAINQSADQTVEHSEKIFTELIHLIQKRSSDVKQQIRSQQETEVSRVKELEEKLEQEITELKRKDAELKQLSHTEDHIQFLHNYPSLSALSESTDSSSINIRPLSYFEDVTAAVSEVRDKLQDILREEWTNISLTVTEVDVLLSDPPEPKTRAGLLKYSCEITLDPNTANKQLLLSEGNRKATMVSQQQSYSDHPDRFTVYKQVLSRESLTGRCYWEVEWRGGGVRVAVAYKNISREGRGKECGFGHNDKSWSLDCNNNSYTFWYNNIQTRVSGPRSSRVGVYLDHRAGILSFYSVSETMTVLHRVQTTFTQPLYAGLTFYYTAVGDTAELIKVK; this is encoded by the coding sequence atgaatcaaatggaccaaacaaaattctgctgttcagtctgtttggatctactgaaggatccggtgactattccctgtggacacagctactgcatgaactgtattaaaagcttctgggatgaagaagaaaagaagaaaatctacagctgccctcagtgcagacagactttcacagcgaggcctgtcctggtgaaaaacaccatgttagcagatttagtggaggagctgaagaagactggactccaagctgctcctgctgatcactgctatgctggacctgaagatgtggcctgtgatgtctgcactggaagaaaaatgaaagcgTTCAAGTCCTGTCTGGTGTGTTTGGTctcttactgtgagaaacatgTTAAGCTTCATTATGAATGTCCTGCATTTGacaaacacaagctggtggagccctccaagaagctccaggagaacatctgctctcgtcatgatgaggtgatgaagatgttctgccgtactgatcagcagagtatctgttatctctgccctgtggatgaacataaaggccacgacacagtctcagctgcagcagaaaggactgagaggcagagagagctggaggtgagtcgacaaaacatccagcagagaatccaggacagagagaaagatgtggagctgcttcaacaggaggtggaggccatcaatcagtctgctgatcaaacagtggagcacagtgagaagatcttcactgagctgatccatctcatccagaaaagaagctctgatgtgaagcagcagatcagatcccagcaggaaactgaagtgagtcgagtcaaagagcttgaggagaagctggagcaggagatcactgagctgaagaggaaagatgctgagctgaagcagctctcacacacagaggatcacatccagtttctacacaactacccctcactgtcagcactcagtgagtctacagactcatccagcatcaatatccgtcctctgagctactttgaggatgtgacagcagctgtgtcagaggtcagagataaactacaggacattctgagagaggaatggacaaacatctcactgacagtcactgaagtggatgttttactgtcagatccaccagagccaaagaccagagctggactcttaaaatattcatgtgaaatcacactggatccaaacacagcaaacaaacagctgttattatcagagggtaacagaaaagcaacaatggTGAGTCAACAACAGTCTtattctgatcatccagacagatttacTGTATATAAGCAggtcctgagtagagagagtctgactggacgttgttactgggaggtggagtggagaggggGAGGAGTTCGAGTAGCAGTCGCATACAAGAATATCAGCAGAGAAGGACGGGGTAAAGAATGTGGATTTGGACATAATGATAAATCTTGGTCATTAGATTGTAACAACAACAGTTATACATTTTGGTACAACAACATCCAAACTCGTGTCTCAGGTCCTCGttcctccagagtaggagtgtacctggatcacagagcaggtattttgtccttctacagcgtctctgaaaccatgactgtcctccacagagtccagaccacattcactcagccgctctatgctggactGACGTTTTACTACACTGCAGTTGGAGACACTGCTGAGTTGATTAAAGTGAAATAG